One genomic segment of Erythrolamprus reginae isolate rEryReg1 chromosome 2, rEryReg1.hap1, whole genome shotgun sequence includes these proteins:
- the LTC4S gene encoding leukotriene C4 synthase isoform X1, translating to MEGKRRLSCGGGIKVSTSLLLLYLHPAYFAIQVIIFRRKFKVSPPITSGPPEFERVFRAQANCSEYFPIFLSLLWVAGVFFHQVLVAFCGVIYLCARYQYFKGYAHSAERRLGPMYFSSGILIILIGLSIVGLLVHFAQYF from the exons atggaAGGGAAGCGAAGGCTCTCTTGTGGGGGTGGAATAAAAGTGTCaacatcccttcttcttctttaccTGCATCCAG CCTATTTTGCTATTCAGGTGATCATCTTTCGGCGGAAGTTCAAAGTTTCTCCCCCCATCACTtcaggcccaccagaatttgaaAGGGTCTTCAGAGCAca AGCAAATTGCTCCGAATATTTCCcaatatttctctccctcttatgGGTGGCTGGAGTCTTTTTCCATCAAG TTTTGGTTGCATTCTGTGGAGTAATTTACCTGTGTGCTCGCTATCAATACTTTAAAGGGTATGCACATTCTGCTGAAAGGAG ATTGGGGCCCATGTATTTCAGCAGTGGAATTCTTATCATTCTTATTGGCTTGTCCATAGTGGGATTACTAGTCCATTTTGCGCAATACTTTTGA
- the LTC4S gene encoding leukotriene C4 synthase isoform X2: protein MLHNIALLSTVTVLAVLEQAYFAIQVIIFRRKFKVSPPITSGPPEFERVFRAQANCSEYFPIFLSLLWVAGVFFHQVLVAFCGVIYLCARYQYFKGYAHSAERRLGPMYFSSGILIILIGLSIVGLLVHFAQYF from the exons ATGTTGCACAATATAGCTCTGCTGTCCACTGTGACTGTTTTGGCTGTGCTGGAACAAG CCTATTTTGCTATTCAGGTGATCATCTTTCGGCGGAAGTTCAAAGTTTCTCCCCCCATCACTtcaggcccaccagaatttgaaAGGGTCTTCAGAGCAca AGCAAATTGCTCCGAATATTTCCcaatatttctctccctcttatgGGTGGCTGGAGTCTTTTTCCATCAAG TTTTGGTTGCATTCTGTGGAGTAATTTACCTGTGTGCTCGCTATCAATACTTTAAAGGGTATGCACATTCTGCTGAAAGGAG ATTGGGGCCCATGTATTTCAGCAGTGGAATTCTTATCATTCTTATTGGCTTGTCCATAGTGGGATTACTAGTCCATTTTGCGCAATACTTTTGA